A part of Excalfactoria chinensis isolate bCotChi1 chromosome 23, bCotChi1.hap2, whole genome shotgun sequence genomic DNA contains:
- the TMEM9 gene encoding proton-transporting V-type ATPase complex assembly regulator TMEM9: MFVRCTWKCASSMLLVAMLSCILSPPAQAGKSSEDIRCKCICPPYRNISGHIYNKNVSQKDCNCLHVVEPMPVPGNDVEAYCLLCECKYEERSTTTIKVIIIVYLSVVGALLLYMAFLVLVDPLIRKPDAYTQPLHNEEENEDSRSLAAAPTPSGARANTVLERVEGAQQRWKRQVQEQRKTVFDRHKMLS, from the exons ATGTTTGTCCGGTGCACCTGGAAGTGTGCGAGCTCCATGCTGCTGGTTGCAATGCTGAGCTGCATCctttctcctccagcacagGCTGGCAAG agctcagaggacATCCGCTGCAAATGCATTTGTCCCCCATACCGGAACATCAGCGGGCACATCTACAACAAGAACGTATCACAGAAGGACTG CAACTGCCTGCATGTTGTGGAGCCCATGCCGGTGCCTGGGAATGATGTGGAGGCGTACTGTCTGCTGTGTGAGTGCAAGTATGAGGAGCGCAGCACCACCACCATCAAG GTCATTATCATCGTTTATTTGTCTGTGGTGGGGGCACTGCTGCTCTACATGGCTTTCCTTGTGCTGGTGGACCCTCTGATCCGAAAACCAGATGCTTACACACAGCCCCTGCACAATGAGGAGGAGAACGAG GACTCTCGCTCCTTGGCTGCAGCCCCAACCCCATCGGGGGCCAGAGCCAACACTGTACTGGAGAGGGTGGAGGGAGCCCAGCAGCGCTGGAAGCGCCAGgtgcaggagcagaggaagaCAGTTTTTGACCGCCACAAGATGCTGAGCTAG
- the LOC140261967 gene encoding alpha-1,6-mannosyl-glycoprotein 4-beta-N-acetylglucosaminyltransferase isoform X1, translated as MALSSSPGAMRCSPKRSLTAVFAASFLLVLLLLLRRGSWQQQDPQEVDFRDLPSDTTLKQGALHNLQDTDNLSVLNNISYHLLAGSPSSHKKFLAVGLSSVRRPRGYYLPATLQSLFKQSSEEELQEMVVVVHLADADPRWNAKVAADISHRFAHHILLGQLVLIHAPREFYPTLEGLKRNYNDPEARVKFRSKQNVDYAFLVTFAANLSSYYLMIEDDVLAAKSFFTAIRKAVASQEGSNWATLEFSKLGYIGKLYRSSDLPRLARFLLLFYQEMPCDWLLDHFRLLLTQKDAIRFKPSLFQHMGLYSSFQGTINRLEDDEFQADAMDLPDNPPAAVFTSMLVFENYEPSKAYSTATGYFWGKNPAVGSIFSIVFHQPAHVSRVRVQTGSNERRGDILRAGVLELGRGRRADGRDCSVYTTVGTFEKGNLERRGLEKEAPNPVECVRIRVTQSQSEWLIIQSIDIWTAGT; from the exons AT GGCTCTCAGCAGCTCGCCTGGTGCTATGCGGTGCTCCCCGAAGCGCTCCCTCACGGCTGTGTTTGCGGCCTCCTTCCTCCttgtcctcctcctcctcctgcgcaggggcagctggcagcagcaggatccCCAGGAG GTGGACTTTAGGGATCTACCTTCAGACACAACCTTGAAGCAAGGAGCCCTGCACAACCTCCAGGACACGGACAACCTCTCTGTACTCAACAACATCTCCTACCACCTCCTTGCTGGTTCCCCATCATCCCACAAAA AGTTCTTAGCGGTGGGGCTGTCATCAGTGCGACGACCACGTGGATATTACCTCCCAGCCACTCTGCAGTCCCTCTTCAAGCAGTCATcggaggaggagctgcaggagatggtGGTGGTCGTGCACCTGGCTGATGCAGACCCCAGGTGGAATGCCAAGGTGGCTGCTGACATCAGCCACAGGTTCGCTCACCATATCCTCCTGGGCCAGCTGGTGCTTATCCATGCTCCCCGTGAGTTTTACCCAACCCTGGAAGGCCTCAAGAGAAACTACAACGACCCAGAGGCACGGGTGAAGTTCAGGTCCAAGCAGAACGTGGATTACGCCTTCCTCGTCACCTTTGCTGCCAACCTCTCCTCTTACTACTTGATGATTGAGGATGATGTGTTGGCTGCCAAGTCCTTCTTCACTGCCATCCGCAAAGCCGTGGCCTCCCAGGAAGGCTCCAACTGGGCCACCCTTGAGTTCTCCAAGCTGGGCTACATCGGTAAGCTCTACCGCTCCAGTGACCTCCCTCGCTTGGCtcgcttcctcctcctcttctacCAGGAGATGCCCTGTGACTGGCTGCTGGACCACTTCCGCCTCCTGCTCACCCAGAAAGATGCGATCCGCTTCAAGCCCTCCCTCTTCCAGCACATGGGCCTCTACTCCTCCTTCCAAGGTACCATCAACCGTCTGGAGGATGATGAGTTCCAAGCCGATGCCATGGACCTTCCAGACAACCCACCAGCAGCCGTGTTCACCAGCATGCTTGTCTTTGAGAACTATGAGCCCTCCAAGGCGTACAGCACAGCAACGGGGtatttctgggggaaaaaccCAGCAGTTGGCAGCATCTTCTCCATTGTCTTCCACCAACCAGCCCATGTCAGCCGTGTCCGGGTGCAGACGGGATCCAATGAGCGCCGTGGGGACATCCTGCGTGCAGGGGTTCTGGAGCTGGGCCGGGGACGGCGAGCTGATGGCCGGGACTGCTCTGTGTACACCACTGTGGGCACCTTTGAGAAAGGGAACTTAGAGCGGCGGGGGCTGGAGAAGGAAGCACCCAACCCTGTGGAGTGTGTGAGGATCCGGGTGACCCAGAGTCAGAGTGAGTGGCTCATCATCCAGAGCATCGATATCTGGACTGCAGGCACCTGA
- the LOC140261967 gene encoding alpha-1,6-mannosyl-glycoprotein 4-beta-N-acetylglucosaminyltransferase isoform X2, whose protein sequence is MRCSPKRSLTAVFAASFLLVLLLLLRRGSWQQQDPQEVDFRDLPSDTTLKQGALHNLQDTDNLSVLNNISYHLLAGSPSSHKKFLAVGLSSVRRPRGYYLPATLQSLFKQSSEEELQEMVVVVHLADADPRWNAKVAADISHRFAHHILLGQLVLIHAPREFYPTLEGLKRNYNDPEARVKFRSKQNVDYAFLVTFAANLSSYYLMIEDDVLAAKSFFTAIRKAVASQEGSNWATLEFSKLGYIGKLYRSSDLPRLARFLLLFYQEMPCDWLLDHFRLLLTQKDAIRFKPSLFQHMGLYSSFQGTINRLEDDEFQADAMDLPDNPPAAVFTSMLVFENYEPSKAYSTATGYFWGKNPAVGSIFSIVFHQPAHVSRVRVQTGSNERRGDILRAGVLELGRGRRADGRDCSVYTTVGTFEKGNLERRGLEKEAPNPVECVRIRVTQSQSEWLIIQSIDIWTAGT, encoded by the exons ATGCGGTGCTCCCCGAAGCGCTCCCTCACGGCTGTGTTTGCGGCCTCCTTCCTCCttgtcctcctcctcctcctgcgcaggggcagctggcagcagcaggatccCCAGGAG GTGGACTTTAGGGATCTACCTTCAGACACAACCTTGAAGCAAGGAGCCCTGCACAACCTCCAGGACACGGACAACCTCTCTGTACTCAACAACATCTCCTACCACCTCCTTGCTGGTTCCCCATCATCCCACAAAA AGTTCTTAGCGGTGGGGCTGTCATCAGTGCGACGACCACGTGGATATTACCTCCCAGCCACTCTGCAGTCCCTCTTCAAGCAGTCATcggaggaggagctgcaggagatggtGGTGGTCGTGCACCTGGCTGATGCAGACCCCAGGTGGAATGCCAAGGTGGCTGCTGACATCAGCCACAGGTTCGCTCACCATATCCTCCTGGGCCAGCTGGTGCTTATCCATGCTCCCCGTGAGTTTTACCCAACCCTGGAAGGCCTCAAGAGAAACTACAACGACCCAGAGGCACGGGTGAAGTTCAGGTCCAAGCAGAACGTGGATTACGCCTTCCTCGTCACCTTTGCTGCCAACCTCTCCTCTTACTACTTGATGATTGAGGATGATGTGTTGGCTGCCAAGTCCTTCTTCACTGCCATCCGCAAAGCCGTGGCCTCCCAGGAAGGCTCCAACTGGGCCACCCTTGAGTTCTCCAAGCTGGGCTACATCGGTAAGCTCTACCGCTCCAGTGACCTCCCTCGCTTGGCtcgcttcctcctcctcttctacCAGGAGATGCCCTGTGACTGGCTGCTGGACCACTTCCGCCTCCTGCTCACCCAGAAAGATGCGATCCGCTTCAAGCCCTCCCTCTTCCAGCACATGGGCCTCTACTCCTCCTTCCAAGGTACCATCAACCGTCTGGAGGATGATGAGTTCCAAGCCGATGCCATGGACCTTCCAGACAACCCACCAGCAGCCGTGTTCACCAGCATGCTTGTCTTTGAGAACTATGAGCCCTCCAAGGCGTACAGCACAGCAACGGGGtatttctgggggaaaaaccCAGCAGTTGGCAGCATCTTCTCCATTGTCTTCCACCAACCAGCCCATGTCAGCCGTGTCCGGGTGCAGACGGGATCCAATGAGCGCCGTGGGGACATCCTGCGTGCAGGGGTTCTGGAGCTGGGCCGGGGACGGCGAGCTGATGGCCGGGACTGCTCTGTGTACACCACTGTGGGCACCTTTGAGAAAGGGAACTTAGAGCGGCGGGGGCTGGAGAAGGAAGCACCCAACCCTGTGGAGTGTGTGAGGATCCGGGTGACCCAGAGTCAGAGTGAGTGGCTCATCATCCAGAGCATCGATATCTGGACTGCAGGCACCTGA